Proteins found in one Oncorhynchus keta strain PuntledgeMale-10-30-2019 chromosome 2, Oket_V2, whole genome shotgun sequence genomic segment:
- the LOC118400130 gene encoding gamma-adducin-like — MSLVEIRHTVGSMTLSLSSTDSKERYFDRVDESDPEYLRSRNMSPEIQQDFNMMEQKKRVTQILQSPVFKDELEGLVQDQMTKGSNPTGLLALRQVADLIMASSVGGTGSFTSPLSTGMVAPVNDLYGEESPSFTKGEKQCRCKLASVYRLVDLFSWAHFTSSYVTVRVSKEQDHVLIIPQGLSFTEVTAGSLVKVNMIGDVVDQGSTHLEVDHSGFSPHAAVYSMRPDVRCIIHIHTSATAAVSSMKCGILPISQEALVLGDVAYFGYQGCLDDQEEKVEFQKALGPTAKVLVLRNHGLVALGETIEEAFHYIYHSQQACEIQVSALRCSAGVENLVLLDRERFKPLTHGVAAAGVTVDSEIKWKVGEAEFESLMRMLDNLGYRTGYTYHHPIVREKIRTKNDVEIPATVYTVPLQDSDLGQRNPFNFLVQKQQRERARWLNSPNSYLKVNVPERSLSGECSPRTKTMWMKSEETSNGTGTSIKIEDPNQFVPLNTNPTDVLEKRNRIRQQNTVDHMTPGPKSHLLAGIVVDTIPGPAFIIEDEEQMRSLPPNPFSELTEKVLEEYKSVVERRQFCQDDADITDADEMTTFDDSTISLSLSPLMSPAKEIIPNGKDYMEELEEKLNIKVSKLSISTTETVEISITSEKSGGDETPDSQTKSPKKKNKFRTPSFLKMNCKKEKAEA, encoded by the exons GTGTTTAAGGATGAGCTGGAAGGACTGGTCCAGGATCAGATGACTAAGGGCAGTAATCCAACAGGGCTGCTGGCTCTTAGGCAAGTAGCTGACCTGATCATGGCCAGTTCTGTGGGAGGGACAGGCTCCTTCACATCTCCTCTCA GCACAGGGATGGTCGCCCCAGTCAATGACCTCTATGGGGAAGAGTCTCCATCCTTTACCAAAGGGGAGAAACAGTGTCGTTGTAAGCTAGCCAGTGTCTACAGACTGGTGGACCTTTTCAGCTGGGCCCATTTCACCAGCTCATACGTTACT GTCCGGGTTAGCAAAGAACAAGACCATGTTCTTATCATCCCACAAGGGCTCTCTTTCACTGAAGTGACGGCTGGCAGTCTG GTGAAAGTGAACATGATTGGTGATGTTGTCGACCAGGGATCCACCCACCTGGAGGTGGACCACTCTGGCTTCAGCCCTCACGCTGCTGTCTATTCCATGCGCCCTGACGTCAGGTGTATCATACACATCCACACCTCTGCCACTGCTGCT GTGTCCTCGATGAAATGTGGCATCCTGCCCATTTCCCAAGAGGCTCTGGTTCTGGGCGATGTTGCGTACTTCGGTTACCAAGGCTGTCTGGATGATCAAGAAGAGAAGGTGGAGTTCCAGAAAGCTCTAGGGCCCACTGCCAAG GTGCTTGTTCTGAGGAACCATGGCCTGGTTGCTCTGGGGGAGACGATAGAGGAGGCTTTCCACTACATTTACCACTCACAGCAGGCTTGTGAAATCCAG GTCAGTGCTCTGCGGTGCTCTGCAGGAGTAGAGAACCTGGTGCTCCTGGACAGGGAGAGGTTCAAGCCCCTGACCCATGGAGTGGCTGCTGCTGGGGTCACCGTGGACAGCGAAATCAAGTGGAAAGTGGGCGAGGCAGAGTTTGAGTCGCTCATGAGGATGCTGGACAACCTG GGTTACCGTACAGGCTATACGTACCACCACCCAATAGTGAGGGAAAAGATTCGGACCAAAAATGATGTGGAGATTCCTGCCACGGTCTACACTGTCCCCTTGCAGGACAGTGATCTGGGTCAGAGAAACCCCTTTAACTTCCTGGTgcagaaacagcagagggagagggcGCGCTGGCTCAACTCTCCCAACAGCTACCTGAAGGTCAATGTGCCTGAACGCTCACTCAGTGGAGAGTGTAGCCCCAGAACCAAGACCATG TGGATGAAATCTGAAGAGACCAGCAATGGCACTGGCACCTCCATAAAGATCGAGGACCCCAACCAGTTTGTTCCCCTTAATACAAACCCCACTGATGTTCTGGAGAAGAGGAACCGG ATAAGGCAACAGAACACTGTTGATCACATGACTCCAGGACCAAAGTCCCATCTTCTAGCTGGCATCGTTGTGGACACCATACCAGGACCA gccTTTATCATTGAGGATGAGGAGCAGATGCGCTCTCTTCCTCCCAACCCCTTCAGTGAGCTGACAGAGAAGGTGCTAGAAGAGTATAAGAGCGTTGTGGAGCGAAGGCAGTTTTGCCAGGATG ATGCTGATATCACAGATGCAGATGAGATGACAACATTTGACGATTCCACCATCTCACTGTCCCTGTCTCCACTCATGTCTCCTGCCAAAG AGATCATACCCAATGGGAAAGATTATATGGAAGAACTGGAAGAGAAACTAAACATCAAAGTATCCAAGCTCAGTATAAGCACCACAGAAACGGTTGAAATATCCATAACCTCAGAGAAATCAGGGGGAGATGAGACCCCTGACAGCCAAACCAAGTCCCCCAAGAAGAAAAATAAGTTTCGCACTCCCTCCTTCCTTAAAATGAATTGTAAAAAGGAGAAGGCTGAGGCCTAG